In one Arachis duranensis cultivar V14167 chromosome 9, aradu.V14167.gnm2.J7QH, whole genome shotgun sequence genomic region, the following are encoded:
- the LOC107464918 gene encoding bZIP transcription factor 53, protein MASVYRNSSSGSEGGEPVMDERKRKRMLSNRESARRSRMRKQKQLEDLTEEVKRLEASNKQLIEAIKMKEESYAEIESSNGVIRAQITELGDRLKFLNSILEIAEVVSGGELSVDLPEILDPLMKPWQIPYPFQPIMASADMFLH, encoded by the coding sequence ATGGCTTCAGTTTACCGCAATTCGAGCTCAGGATCGGAGGGCGGAGAGCCCGTGATGGacgagaggaagaggaagaggatgcTGTCGAACCGCGAATCGGCGCGGCGGTCGCGGATGAGGAAGCAAAAGCAGCTGGAGGATCTGACGGAGGAGGTGAAGCGGCTTGAGGCCTCGAACAAGCAgttgattgaggccattaagaTGAAGGAGGAATCTTATGCAGAGATTGAATCCTCAAACGGCGTCATCAGGGCTCAGATCACGGAGCTTGGGGACAGGCTTAAGTTCCTCAATTCCATCCTCGAAATTGCTGAAGTCGTAAGCGGCGGTGAGCTCTCCGTTGATTTACCGGAGATTCTGGATCCTCTCATGAAGCCTTGGCAGATTCCTTATCCATTTCAGCCAATCATGGCTTCGGCAGACATGTTCCTGCATTGA
- the LOC107464919 gene encoding uncharacterized protein LOC107464919 isoform X2, producing the protein MPSNKRLKVTASTTEKSSVAVPPSRSSAQPIPPSCSEFCPVLPARKDPHSSLPTPGDARPLTLVFESGVHHPLGSSSVPCHESINSDDDAESFDEHVATISCGSRKNNDYWKVNVIDQHNVIEVAKLKVDDVLSLPAGRKVILTCNEHLQPIGDAGGLLSGFLGILGSDYKKFPIYLLSWRKVPRKDDVYNDIIKRKFHFVDVENKIKRYMLKNLGKVWKDTRHRLFHQFYDHTLSIEENIARRPSRIDENHWRWFIDYRLSKKTREICKKNAENRKKQLFTHTGGSKSIARRKDEEERQCGRRISRGEMWTIVHKRKDGSYIHNEAQVIGEKITSIERDDASSKELSQNDSLFQALGKEHLGRVRGVGSGPCPTQLFGQSTHQLGGMSSSVNHDIQVEMNEIKSQLEASRLQVQNLETEMKQEKLRRQALEKAVKFLIELQGSNLPPEIAAVMNAFDSDKVNGPVSPGARPSSSASHDAQNHESDND; encoded by the exons ATGCCTAGTAATAAACGTTTGAAAGTTACAGCATCCACTACAGAGAAATCAAGCGTAGCTGTGCCACCATCGCGTAGCAGTGCCCAGCCTATTCCACCATCCTGCAGTGAATTTTGTCCAGTACTTCCAGCCCGGAAGGATCCTCATTCATCACTGCCAACTCCTGGTGATGCTCGTCCATTAACACTAGTCTTTGAAAGTGGTGTTCATCATCCACTTGGATCTAGTTCTGTTCCGTGTCATGAGTCGATTAATTCAGATGATGATGCTGAATCATTTGATGAACATGTGGCCACCATAAGTTGCGGCAGTCGTAAGAATAATGACTATTGGAAGGTTAATGTTATTG ATCAACATAATGTAATAGAAGTAGCTAAACTAAAGGTTGATGATGTTTTGTCACTCCCTGCGGGTAGAAAGGTGATACTTACATGCAATGAGCACTTGCAACCAATTGGTGATGCGGGTGGCCTCTTAAGCGGCTTTTTAGGAATTTTGGGAAGTGATTATAAGAAATTTCCTATATATCTTTTGTCTTGGCGTAAGGTCCCCAGAAAGGATGATGTGTACAATGACATTATAAAG AGGAAGTTTCATTTTGTGGATGTGGAGAACAAGATAAAACGATATATGCTGAAGAATCTAGGAAAGGTGTGGAAGGATACAAGGCATAGGCTATTTCACCAATTTTATGATCATACTTTGAGCATTGAAGAAAACATTGCAAGGCGTCCTTCTAGAATTGATGAAAATCATTGGAGATGGTTCATTGACTATCGCTTGTCAAAGAAAACACGG GAGATATGCAAGAAAAATGCTGAAAATAGGAAAAAACAATTATTCACCCATACTGGCGGTTCAAAAAGCATAGCTAGGAGGAAAGATGAAGAG GAACGACAATGTGGGAGGCGCATTAGTAGAGGAGAGATGTGGACTATAGTGCACAAGAGAAAGGATGGCTCTTATATCCATAACGAAGCTCAGGTTATTGGT GAAAAAATTACAAGTATTGAGCGTGATGACGCCTCCTCCAAAGAATTATCCCAAAATGATTCACTTTTTCAAGCTCTTGGAAAGGAGCACTTGGGTCGTGTTCGAGGTGTAGGTTCTGGGCCATGTCCTACTCAACTATTTGGTCAAAGTACACATCAACTGGGTGGAATGTCTTCATCAGTTAATCATGACATTCAAGTAGAGATGAATGAAATAAAGTCTCAATTAGAGGCTTCGAGATTACAGGTTCAAAATCTTGAGACGGAAATGAAACAGGAGAAGTTGAGGCGGCAAGCATTGGAAAAGGCTGTGAAATTTCTTATTGAACTACAAGGAAGCAATTTGCCACCTGAGATTGCTGCTGTGATGAATGCATTT gatTCAGATAAGGTGAATGGACCAGTTTCACCTGGTGCAAGGCCGTCTTCCTCAGCTAGCCACGATGCTCAAAACCATGAATCTGACAATGATTGA
- the LOC107464919 gene encoding uncharacterized protein LOC107464919 isoform X1 — MPSNKRLKVTASTTEKSSVAVPPSRSSAQPIPPSCSEFCPVLPARKDPHSSLPTPGDARPLTLVFESGVHHPLGSSSVPCHESINSDDDAESFDEHVATISCGSRKNNDYWKVNVIDDKSENLSLVLDQHNVIEVAKLKVDDVLSLPAGRKVILTCNEHLQPIGDAGGLLSGFLGILGSDYKKFPIYLLSWRKVPRKDDVYNDIIKRKFHFVDVENKIKRYMLKNLGKVWKDTRHRLFHQFYDHTLSIEENIARRPSRIDENHWRWFIDYRLSKKTREICKKNAENRKKQLFTHTGGSKSIARRKDEEERQCGRRISRGEMWTIVHKRKDGSYIHNEAQVIGEKITSIERDDASSKELSQNDSLFQALGKEHLGRVRGVGSGPCPTQLFGQSTHQLGGMSSSVNHDIQVEMNEIKSQLEASRLQVQNLETEMKQEKLRRQALEKAVKFLIELQGSNLPPEIAAVMNAFDSDKVNGPVSPGARPSSSASHDAQNHESDND; from the exons ATGCCTAGTAATAAACGTTTGAAAGTTACAGCATCCACTACAGAGAAATCAAGCGTAGCTGTGCCACCATCGCGTAGCAGTGCCCAGCCTATTCCACCATCCTGCAGTGAATTTTGTCCAGTACTTCCAGCCCGGAAGGATCCTCATTCATCACTGCCAACTCCTGGTGATGCTCGTCCATTAACACTAGTCTTTGAAAGTGGTGTTCATCATCCACTTGGATCTAGTTCTGTTCCGTGTCATGAGTCGATTAATTCAGATGATGATGCTGAATCATTTGATGAACATGTGGCCACCATAAGTTGCGGCAGTCGTAAGAATAATGACTATTGGAAGGTTAATGTTATTG ATGACAAATCAGAAAACTTATCATTGGTTTTAGATCAACATAATGTAATAGAAGTAGCTAAACTAAAGGTTGATGATGTTTTGTCACTCCCTGCGGGTAGAAAGGTGATACTTACATGCAATGAGCACTTGCAACCAATTGGTGATGCGGGTGGCCTCTTAAGCGGCTTTTTAGGAATTTTGGGAAGTGATTATAAGAAATTTCCTATATATCTTTTGTCTTGGCGTAAGGTCCCCAGAAAGGATGATGTGTACAATGACATTATAAAG AGGAAGTTTCATTTTGTGGATGTGGAGAACAAGATAAAACGATATATGCTGAAGAATCTAGGAAAGGTGTGGAAGGATACAAGGCATAGGCTATTTCACCAATTTTATGATCATACTTTGAGCATTGAAGAAAACATTGCAAGGCGTCCTTCTAGAATTGATGAAAATCATTGGAGATGGTTCATTGACTATCGCTTGTCAAAGAAAACACGG GAGATATGCAAGAAAAATGCTGAAAATAGGAAAAAACAATTATTCACCCATACTGGCGGTTCAAAAAGCATAGCTAGGAGGAAAGATGAAGAG GAACGACAATGTGGGAGGCGCATTAGTAGAGGAGAGATGTGGACTATAGTGCACAAGAGAAAGGATGGCTCTTATATCCATAACGAAGCTCAGGTTATTGGT GAAAAAATTACAAGTATTGAGCGTGATGACGCCTCCTCCAAAGAATTATCCCAAAATGATTCACTTTTTCAAGCTCTTGGAAAGGAGCACTTGGGTCGTGTTCGAGGTGTAGGTTCTGGGCCATGTCCTACTCAACTATTTGGTCAAAGTACACATCAACTGGGTGGAATGTCTTCATCAGTTAATCATGACATTCAAGTAGAGATGAATGAAATAAAGTCTCAATTAGAGGCTTCGAGATTACAGGTTCAAAATCTTGAGACGGAAATGAAACAGGAGAAGTTGAGGCGGCAAGCATTGGAAAAGGCTGTGAAATTTCTTATTGAACTACAAGGAAGCAATTTGCCACCTGAGATTGCTGCTGTGATGAATGCATTT gatTCAGATAAGGTGAATGGACCAGTTTCACCTGGTGCAAGGCCGTCTTCCTCAGCTAGCCACGATGCTCAAAACCATGAATCTGACAATGATTGA